A genomic segment from Hoeflea sp. IMCC20628 encodes:
- a CDS encoding DUF2271 domain-containing protein yields the protein MKSILAALAITTALTLPATAWARPVTIDTTLKNYSGNGAYLAVYVTDANGVYKGSLWMAGGKSKYYQHLSDWQRATGGSLSEINGITGASVGSGRKLSITLNLADALFDAGYQVHVDAAVEDMRESPSEVVVPLTTAGTGKATPGRRYIESFSYNM from the coding sequence ATGAAATCAATCCTGGCTGCACTGGCCATCACCACCGCGCTGACACTTCCCGCGACCGCCTGGGCAAGACCGGTCACCATCGACACAACGCTGAAAAACTACAGTGGCAACGGCGCCTATCTGGCTGTCTATGTGACCGATGCCAACGGTGTCTACAAAGGCAGCCTCTGGATGGCTGGTGGCAAGTCGAAATATTATCAGCATCTGAGCGACTGGCAGCGCGCCACTGGCGGAAGCCTGTCCGAAATCAACGGAATCACCGGTGCCAGTGTCGGGTCTGGCCGCAAACTTTCGATCACGCTCAACCTCGCAGACGCGCTCTTTGATGCCGGCTACCAGGTGCATGTCGATGCCGCCGTAGAAGACATGCGCGAAAGCCCCTCCGAAGTGGTCGTGCCGCTCACGACCGCTGGCACCGGCAAGGCAACACCGGGCCGCCGATATATCGAGTCATTTTCTTACAACATGTGA